Proteins encoded by one window of Paraburkholderia sprentiae WSM5005:
- a CDS encoding S10 family serine carboxypeptidase-like protein, whose product MKPDRRNTDDGRVRRHGRLAALGALTLGIVVLAGCGGSDGGSSASTVPGSMAQVANQAQAASAPQTPAANQPYIDPVTYSTSATSGIAASLVAEKAAIMHYQWTSGSTTVNYTTTTGHLTAMDLTSGAPEATMSYVAYTAPSTNGQPRPVTFVYNGGPGSSSIWLRLGSFAPTRVATTDPLLNGTSWPNYPLVNNTESLIDTTDLVFIDPPGTGLSEAILPNTNQTYWSTDADANIMRDFIIRYLTVNSRSSSPIYLYGESYGTPRTDILALALESAGVHLTGITLQSSILNYFADAIEAVAITGSTDQLALETDTLSGYMPGYAEVAAYYNQVSPPPASQATYALRSEAFVTANYNLFKNYSLYWTLSQLGAPTFAGPPNFPPTWLERIWDAESGLTLQAMQGYFNINPFNLTLVPGSTIGRYDGRVSLPNSDPRLQSDGDPSDILISQPFTNALATQMPDYLGYTAPNAAYMPLNDAIIQVWNFSHGGQPLPDTIPDLLGALTLNPQLKVLAENGFHDLATPFFNTEKQLARLKTVQGLNPNLQVNFFQGGHMIYLDDVARPQMKADLVAFYGGMPIAGALTLATLPKPWGDEAPAATPTSEAVAAAAP is encoded by the coding sequence ATGAAACCAGACAGAAGGAATACCGACGATGGTCGCGTCCGTCGTCATGGCCGGCTAGCCGCGCTCGGTGCGCTGACACTCGGAATCGTCGTGCTGGCCGGATGCGGCGGCAGCGACGGAGGGTCGTCGGCATCGACGGTACCGGGCAGCATGGCGCAGGTCGCCAATCAGGCGCAAGCCGCGTCCGCGCCGCAAACGCCGGCCGCGAATCAGCCCTACATCGATCCCGTTACTTATTCGACGAGTGCGACCTCCGGCATCGCCGCGTCACTGGTCGCGGAGAAAGCCGCGATCATGCATTACCAATGGACGTCCGGCAGCACCACCGTCAACTACACGACGACCACCGGTCACCTGACCGCCATGGATCTGACGAGCGGCGCACCCGAAGCGACGATGTCCTACGTCGCCTACACGGCGCCGAGCACGAATGGCCAACCGCGCCCCGTCACGTTCGTCTATAACGGCGGGCCGGGCTCGTCGTCGATCTGGCTGCGGCTCGGGTCGTTCGCGCCGACGCGCGTCGCGACGACCGATCCGCTGCTGAACGGCACGAGCTGGCCGAACTACCCGCTCGTGAACAACACCGAGAGCTTGATCGACACGACCGACCTCGTATTCATCGATCCGCCGGGCACGGGCCTCTCCGAAGCGATCCTGCCGAACACGAACCAGACCTACTGGAGCACCGATGCGGACGCGAACATCATGCGCGACTTCATCATCCGCTACCTGACGGTCAATTCGCGCAGCAGCTCGCCGATCTATCTGTACGGTGAATCGTACGGCACGCCTCGCACGGACATCCTGGCGCTCGCGCTCGAGTCGGCCGGCGTGCATCTGACGGGTATCACGCTGCAATCTTCGATCCTGAACTACTTCGCGGATGCGATCGAGGCAGTGGCGATCACGGGTTCGACCGATCAGCTCGCGCTCGAAACCGATACGCTCAGCGGCTACATGCCAGGCTATGCCGAGGTCGCGGCGTACTACAACCAGGTATCGCCACCGCCGGCGAGTCAGGCGACCTACGCGCTGCGCAGCGAGGCCTTCGTGACCGCCAACTACAACCTGTTCAAGAATTATTCGCTGTACTGGACGTTGAGCCAGCTTGGCGCGCCCACTTTCGCGGGACCGCCGAATTTCCCGCCGACGTGGCTGGAGCGGATCTGGGACGCCGAATCCGGCCTCACGTTGCAGGCGATGCAGGGCTACTTCAACATCAATCCGTTCAACCTTACGCTGGTGCCGGGCTCGACGATCGGCCGCTACGATGGGCGTGTGTCGTTGCCCAACTCGGATCCGCGTCTGCAGAGCGATGGCGATCCGTCGGACATCCTGATCTCCCAGCCATTCACCAATGCGTTGGCGACGCAGATGCCGGATTACCTCGGCTACACGGCACCGAACGCGGCGTACATGCCGCTGAACGACGCGATCATCCAGGTGTGGAACTTCTCGCACGGTGGTCAGCCGTTGCCCGACACCATCCCCGATCTGCTCGGCGCGCTGACGCTCAATCCACAGCTGAAGGTGTTGGCGGAAAACGGCTTCCACGATCTCGCCACGCCGTTCTTCAATACCGAGAAGCAGCTCGCGCGACTCAAGACGGTGCAGGGTCTCAACCCGAATCTGCAGGTCAACTTCTTCCAGGGCGGGCATATGATTTATCTGGATGACGTGGCGCGCCCGCAGATGAAGGCCGATCTCGTCGCCTTCTATGGCGGCATGCCGATAGCAGGCGCACTCACGCTCGCGACGCTGCCCAAGCCGTGGGGCGACGAAGCGCCGGCCGCTACGCCGACGAGCGAGGCGGTCGCCGCGGCCGCACCCTGA
- a CDS encoding VOC family protein has translation MNQGVNVVGLYVDDQDAALSFYVDKLGFRVHTDVRNGAYRWLTVQHPEQPSFQLGLFAPGPPVHDEATAQTLRAMVAKGAMPPLVLSVADCRASYEQFKARGVEFTQEPVDRFGSVDAGFRDPAGNGWKMIQAAAGK, from the coding sequence ATGAATCAGGGTGTCAATGTGGTCGGTTTGTACGTCGACGATCAGGACGCGGCGCTTTCGTTCTACGTCGACAAGCTCGGCTTTCGTGTCCACACGGACGTGCGCAACGGTGCGTACCGCTGGCTCACGGTCCAGCATCCGGAGCAGCCGTCTTTCCAGTTGGGACTGTTCGCGCCGGGGCCGCCGGTCCACGACGAAGCGACCGCGCAAACGCTGCGCGCGATGGTCGCGAAGGGCGCGATGCCGCCACTGGTGCTGTCCGTTGCCGACTGTCGCGCGAGCTACGAGCAGTTCAAGGCGCGCGGCGTGGAATTCACGCAGGAGCCGGTGGATCGTTTCGGCAGCGTCGATGCGGGCTTTCGCGATCCGGCGGGCAATGGATGGAAGATGATCCAGGCGGCGGCAGGCAAGTGA